In Montipora foliosa isolate CH-2021 chromosome 9, ASM3666993v2, whole genome shotgun sequence, the DNA window GCCACTAACGAACAGTTTCAATCGGTATTAAGATTGCAGGATTTTCTCACGTATTGGTATAGCACATGTACAAAGGCGCGTACGAAACCTTGAACAccctttaatttaaattaaacaccCGAAAAGTTACATGGTTGAAATGTTGTGTTTGAAGtgaagcaatttgaaatcatctCAGGCTTTAAAGTATATTTCACTAAAGAATTTATTTTTGCTCAAAAGACATTCATGTTTTAGTTCTCTGAACATTTATAAACAACTTAACGCATACTGATGAAAATCAGTAAATTTCGAGCACCTTTTTCAAAAGTCGAGCATTATTTAAGCacttctttgccatttttgaagcaCCATTTTCCAGTATGCCAGCCCAATCGGGATAGACCTATCGTCAAATCATTTTTTGGCAAACTTCGCAAGGCCAAAAAACTGGGAAATACAAGTCACCTTATAGCCTAATTTTtatggatggaaagcttaactatcatagatttgtgctataaaaaaaccactttaaataagacctattagaagacaAATAAcgatttttccaaaagtgttgaaaatcgcgatttttggccaaatggcaaaaacaaacaaagaatgaaaTGTGATGTACCAAAGGGTAGTTCCCTTGGTCCTCTTTTATTCTTACTTTATATAAACAACATTTCTActgctgatgacactaatgtCTTTGCTTCATCACCTTCTATTCGAGatcttgaaaaactaaataacgGAGAGCTGGCTAAAATTAAAGAATGGTGCGATCTAAACAAGctaaatattaagaaaactaattacatgATTGTTTAAATCCCCTAAAGAGAAATCAGGAaacataaatgttaaattaccaaataaagatgaaaacagtgaaatacggacatttattatatggaggagagtgttttactgggaactaaaccactcgtagattccatacgccgtcgcgtttgttgtttagaataaaagtatggcgagcaggtttgcgtccatcagcgacgaagaagttaaagagtttacagaaaaacttgaaaacgagaacacgaagaagaaaaccTTGTACGAcataaaagttttcttttttgtaaaacttgactactttaaaacacaataaaatcagAACATTACAccttggctcgaagatatgaatttaaCGTTCTCGTAGCAAGAAAATatctcactcgtgagatattgttcttgccactcgaacataaaattaatatcttctcgccaccgtgtaatgtCCTCTAtttaaaaactagcgataaaaagctaaacttccgacgtttcggcgacctcatgacgccattatcaaggagttggaaatgaacatgcgagttcataacactaatttccatccctcaaagtGACAtcggacatttcgtaacaattacacgacacATTATgccatgttaatattgacaagcttaccgctctagaaagaatgaaaacaagcagaatgactgctttagttcaacaagaaatagcgtttctaagctatgacgcactgatctacagtatttaggtctaaaaaccccgttgaagacggttaactttcaattgttttgctaggtactattatgtcaatactctaaaaaattcgactttccGGGAACTTGTCTCGTtggtctagtggatatcggaaactgcaaggtgaagccatggatctgggttcaactctttgcctcacCTATTgcgaatcttctcagcttgtttaaaatctttgttttgttgaagtagatttgaagtctaaagtagactgtacgtcatataagttgaataaaaagggaaatgtcagtttgagggatggaaagaagtgatgaccgttCATAACAGGTAcaaaatactccaaatttgcataagtagAGGAGGGCTAGACAAAGACTTTACCTCGGattgaatctgtttgcacgttcagccGTGGTCGACGTGACTATGGTAGTGGAGAAGTAGACCAGTACTGATAGGCTTCACCTTACTCTCGATTTGGGGTGCTCGGTTTAGGAGGTGGGTGCCCATCCTGCTGTCAGTTTTAACATGGAGAAAGGATGGAATGCTTCCCTTTTAATACCTTTGTCAACTCAAGAGTTACTGACCAACGTTTGCAATGGTGCGAAATGGTATGAAATGACGTGACTCGTGTAGTAATACCATttttaacatttaaaaaaattccacaaGCATGTGCATGGGCAAAGTCCCACCTCCCCAGGGGTTTAAAATGCACACaattaattaagagatcagGCAACTTTTACACCACACACCTTTTTACCTTCTAGACGTTTTAAGAAATCGcccatttcattgaattattttgcattggtccagtccctctgtgacaaaatatcacaaaatcaacatgtacaactttaaagtaaagaactttccatttATTTCGTACTAGGCCCTAGCAAGAGTCCTTCACCCAAGAgttagatttacccaaattgtcctagtcctcatcagcgtcagaaaagtgtctgtttTTGAACCAatttttgtgggaaaataaacaataaacaaatcggctaactcaatgttgtgcccgattcaaaccctttgagaataaagcgttttgttccaggaatttccatatcatttaaatgtgaatgctacattaaaatttttgtaatttccaaacatttctaCTTTCCTAGGTTGTTTTTTTAGCTTATAGACATTTGCCTCCCgaaacaattaatttgcttatttagctttggccaaccttacagaaacacagaaaatacacattcctcgagactgtcacttaatggtattgtaaatggaaagttgGTATAGCAAGCTAAAGAGTATACATGTCACCTGAGAAACATACCGCAAAAGcttgaagttattttcaaggGCCAAAATAACACGACAGCTAGATCCTCAGTTATGGAAACAAACCGTTTTGCCAAGTCCCTGATTTCTATCAAGTGATTAACTAATCCTGGAACAGATGCTtacaaaacaaggcacaaatgtAAGGACTTGGACATTATCATAATACTACTGAAATCTCATGGTACTTTAACTATAATTGGCATGATATCTTGTGTCTGACTGCTACTGAGGTATCAATGATTGAACTGTTTTCAATAACTCATATAatcgaagaaaggaaaataacatatTGATGTATCACAGTCCAAGTAAGTTTTTCACGTTTTGCACATCgtttctgaaaaaacaaaacaaggaagaaagaaacaagtagTGGGTTAAATGGCAATAACGAATTTCGTTCTGATTGagaagtaaaaaatataacaatgatcttaattcattcatttcacTGTTTGTGCTAGAGTTGATAGGAAGAGTTGATAGGAACAATTCCTATTCACTGTTACTTTGACATGTAGGCTTGAAGACCTCAATAACTCACTTCACTTGACATAAGCAATCGACAGTCACCGATCAGTTTCACAGTCAGTCCATCATAACACGGGCTCAAACAGCTAGCTATCTGCAGGAAGCTGAAGTAGCTGACTCGGTGAATGCAGACATTATTTACTTCAGGCATTAGCCAAAGCAGTTCGAGTAAAAACAACCACTCTGGCAACCGTTTTTAAAGCCATTTCTCTGTGAAGAACGTACCTGCTCCTTTCGACAACTTCCTGattaaaaacatgtacaaagtacTGCGATTCAGTCATTTAAGTTATATTTAAAtagcacttaccattcttttcgtgTTCCAGCTCCCCAAAttcaaaggtgacatcatcgccaattagcacaaatggcgcccagtattttatggccgaataattctttgtctcctgaagagatttcatagcatggtgaagagctgtacttgcactttttctatctgccaagtgttggtaGAAACTCTTCATGAACATGAAGGTCGCCTCGTCgtcgattgcccagagtgacaccagaacagaccgggcaccagcacacaggaaagccctggctattcccacaatgccctcagattttacctctccctggccactatgacagcaactgagcacaaccagtcttgcctgaaggcgaactgcttgaacatcgctcaacaataacatgtaatcttcctcttcGGGAAGCTGGGATGTGCGTTcgggatttggggccaaagcaatttctccagatCCATCATCCccatgtgcagcaatgtggattaaggcaactgacttcattcttttcagcacTTCAGCTTTGGTTGCATcttttcctgtaagaggcacggtctgcagaagttctccaatTACATCCACCTCTTTTTTCGCACACGGCAGCTGTCCATACATGGGTTCACCAGTGCCGTAAGTGACTTCACTCAAGCACGGATCGCCTACAAGCAGTGCTTCATTATTACTTTGGAAGTTGTCAGGTGCCAtagtgatcaattttaaagcagtcaGTGAGGGAATTGcacggatcctgacagagtcactcattgcagaaaaaggagccaggcaaaagtgtccatcaggaacaaacacTAAGTCATCACCCTGGATCAAGTCTGCTATAGGACTGACTAAGACATCATGCAAAGGTTGCAAAGAGTGCACAGAGAAGCTCAAGGACTGAACGGTTTCTTCAACAGCTTCCCTACTGCTCGAGAAGTCACTGCATTGTCTGTCAAGCGAACGATTCTCACATCGTACAACGGTCCCGGCATTGATCTGTTTAAAAGTACTTTTCATCAGAGACTTGGCActtccattttcgattttctttcgTCTAAAATTTATCCCGATATCATCTCTTAGAAACCAGTAGCTGATCGTGTTCCCTTCAAGTGCTGTAAAAACAGTTTGTGTCGGTAGATCTTTCATAACCAAAGAGATAGTTACCttcatcgtagatttctcatcAACGCTGtattgcatctttaaaatgtctgccaaagcctgtgctcgtccttgctcagcagcatacaaagcttcatcaacctctccattcCTCAAGAGTGCTGTCCACAGAGCGGCGTACGCAAACCCCTTTGtgtcacgaaagcttattttccatgcatcctcTGACCAAAGAAGACGCCTAACTTCATCAAAGTAATAAATGCTTAGACGATAATAATTAAGAGCTTTGCTCAAGGAGCCAAAAAATTCATGAACAAGACCAATATGATAACATGCAACTGCCAGCCCTATTGGGTCCtctgtttccttgcaaatactAAGAGCTTGATGGTAGTACTCCATGGCTTGCTTgtaattaccaagactgtcataagcattgccgagattgccataagctcttccttctccggccctgtcccctacctctttcacaatactaagacattgatggtggtactctatggcttgcttgaaattaccaagactttgataagcgttgccgagattgccataggctgctccttctccggccctgttccctacctcttttgcaatactaagatcttgatggtggtactctatggcttgcttgaaagtaccaagactgtgataagcgtttccaagattgcaataagcttttccttctccggccctgtcccctacctcttttgcaatactaagatcttgatgatggtactctatggcttgcttgaaattaccaagactttgaaaAGCGTTtccaagattgccataggctgctccttctccggccctgtcccctgcCTCTTTTGCAATAGTAAGATCTTGATgatggtactctatggcttgcttgaaattaccgagacttcgataagcgtttccaagattgcaataagcttctccttctccggccctgtcccctacctcttttgcaatactaagacgttgatggtggtactccatggcttgcttgaaattaccaagactgtcataagcgttgcctagattgccataggctgctccctctccggccctgtcccctacctcttttgcaatactaagatgttgatggtggtactcaatggcttgcttgaaattaccaagactttgataagcgttgccgagattgccataggctgctccttctgcggccctgtcccctacctcttttgcaatactaagatcttgatgttggtactctatggcttgcttgaaattaccaagactgtcataagcgttgccgagattgccataggctgctccttctccggccctgtcccctacctcttttgcaatactaagatcttgatggtggtactctatggcttgcttgaaattaccaagactttgataagcgttgccgagattgccataggctgctccttctccggccctgtcccctacctcttttgcaatactaagatcttgttggtggtactctatggcttgcttgtaattaccaagactttgataagcgtttccaagattgcaataagcttttccttctccggccctgtcccctacctctttcacaatactaagatgttgatggtggtactctatggcttgcttgaaattaccaagactgtcataagcgttgccgagattgccataggctgctccttctccggccctgtcccctacctcttttgcaatactaagatcttgatggtggtactctatggcttgcttgaaattaccaagactttgataagcgtttccaagattgcaataagcttttccttctccggccctgtcccctacctcttttgcaatactaagatgttgatggtggtactctatggcttgcttgaaattaccaagactttgataagcgtttccaagattgcaataagcttttccttctccggccctgtcccctacctcttttgcaatactaagacgttgatggtggtactctatggcttgcttgaaattaccaaggctttgataagcgttgccgagattgccataggctgctccttctccggccctgtcccctacctcttttgcaatactaagatgttgatggtggtactctatggcttgcttgaaattaccaagactgtcataagcgttgccgagattgccataagctcttccttctccggccctgaaacccacttccttaaaaatggctaatgcttctgtgtaattTGTTATGGCCTGATTAAAGTCAGCTGTGCCCTGATAGTATCTACCAagattgaaataagccaaaCCCTTGCCTTGTCTGTCTCCCTCCTTTCTTGTAGCACTAAGCTCTTGCATATGCCGCTCCAAAACGTCTAACTTTCTATCCACCATTGTTGATAATCAAAACCAGGAAGTTTTTCTCAGAAATCTGGGGTGCacctagaagataaatgaacgaaaacacAATAGGTTCAATGCTCTGAGTACAGGATGCTAAACCGGCACGGCAAGATTAAttgaacagtgaaggaataactatcttaagccattatttcgaaagaaaaatgcctttcttcatcagggtttcccaaggaatgatttcggctaatggagacagttgttacagaataaatacttgggcatttaacagactaagagcgtttaaaaatagaaattctaTTATGTAAATGAGGGGAAAACAGCCTATAGCCTATCTTTCTTATCGAAAGCTAATTAAATGTTCTTAAGATATGCTTCGCTGGCAGGAAATTTGCTGCTGGTATGTAGCTGACACCAAAAAGACAGGAGGGGATGCCATTAAGAgtgtaattttcaattttctgcaattgacgtcaaactcataatttttcattttgagGTCTAAATCTATCCAATGTTGGAATTGCTCCATGTACCGTAAACACCGGcatataagccgcacctttttgttcaaaaatttcGGATCAAATCAGGGATGCGGCTTATCTGTGAAAACATCTAGACACCATGccgtaaatttgcataaattaagaaGTTTAGCGAAAATTCTTAAGTCTGTATAGACCTCTGCAGCAAATTAATAAGAACTTCATAAAACAATACCACATTACGCCTTGATCATTGCTTTTGCgagtttggtggctcctaaaagagccgtttttgtTTGAGCTTACACAATGATTAAACCTTcgttaaaagatcttttaactGGTTTAACATTGCCTTTCTTGAGCAGGTGAACTTAACTCGGCAGGGAATCTTCATTCCAacacaaagttgtttacaatgttGACAATGGCCACTCACTTCGACAGAAATCGATCCACCACGAGCAAGAATGCTTGGTTACTAAGCTAAAACGAACCAAAACGTTCGTCAGGTGTTGTTGCATGTAAATTCTAATGAGAAATGGACAGGAATGAAAAATACTGTattaaaaatgccagagaaAGATCAAATTTATGTCCTAGTCGGATTTTCATACTATTAGAGAGTCAAAATTATAGGAAAGAGTTTGAGTATTCTGTTTTAAATGTTAGTGAGTTAATACGCGGGTTGACACatgcaagaaacttgaagaaacagtgcatttacatgtaagacatcTTTGTCAAGACTCcacttttgatttattttaatttctttcaaattgttttgcTAATCTCggggtgcagcttatctgcgTGTGCGGCTTATACGCCGGTGTTTACGGTATTTTGATCCAGGGACTTTGAATGAGCTAATTGAACTGCTCACACATTTCCATTGAGAAAGGCTGCTGGTCAGGACAGAATTGGccatttttatactagagatgcATAATCCGGCCATTCAAATTATGCCTTTCCCTCTCTTTCTCCATAAGCCAAAATCATTCcttgggaaaccctgatgaagaaaggcattttctttcgaaattttggcttaagatagttattccttcactgctcaattaatcttgctgtgTCAGTTTAGCATCCTGTAGTCAGGGCATTGAACCTATTGTTTTTGTATTTCTCGGCGTACATGTGGGTAGCCACTTAGACACCGTACTACCAATGGAGTCTTAAGTATGCTgttcgttttcatttgggttcTAACCATTCACTATACTAGCTCTCTACGACCTTCATTGGCTTCTTATTGCCTATCGAATCAGGTTTAAGATTTAAATCAACTCATGGATAAGTGCCATCTTATCTTAGTGACGTGATTACGCTTGGAcctatcctctatttattgtaTACTGCACCATTAGCTGACTTATTTCGACACCATAACTTGCAATTTCACCTCTATGCTGACAATACGCAACTTTACGTTTCCTTTTAAACAAATAATGACCTAGAACTGACTGAAGCTGTTGTGAACGTATCGAGCTATACCTGTGGCTTTAGGTTGCTGACTGATACGGAAATCGTTACTATCGCTGCCACCATAGAatcttatttttggatttttggatCCTACAACACTGTTCAGAGTCTCATTCCTTTGGGAGTTTGTCATGGGTGCAAGCTTCTCTGCTACAGCATCAGTGCAGTAATCTTTGAAGATGTTATTCAAAGCTGACTGCAACTTTTCCCCATGTAGATCTTTTCCGTAGGGCAGTTCTTTATGCTTGTAGGACGCTGGGTCAGTTTTGAACCCACACCAAGTAACTGCACAGTTACAATAGTCTCCAAACGCATGGGGAACGATGCACCTAAGTGCCGCCTGAATTCCCTTTGAATCACCCTTATTTTGGGCAATAGCATATGAAAAGCACTTCACTAAATGATTGATCACTTTTTGAGATGGAGGGGAACAAttgtcaaattttgcattttgactgAGGTTGTAAAAACGTGTGGTAAGGAATCTTTTCATGTGAATTATGTcactgaatttttcaacatcataAGCAACTTTTTGACGTGTGTGTGCCTCTGTTGTGGAGTCATCATCACctgtgtaaattgaaaactttacACCTTGAGTTGGAGCTCTATTAAACAATTCAACTGCTGCATCAGGCTCCATAGCTTTTGATGAGGCTACGTGATTTTTTCGGCAGTCGTGGGCTCTAGGTTGCTTACCTGTGGATTTTGTCCAATCACAAAATCTACAACTTTTTGTCCTTATTGTATAGTCCAACACTCATAACTGCTGCTTGTCCAGTGCACGAATTATGGCCCTATCCACGTCTCTGCCATCCCATGTCAAAGGAACAGGGTATTGGAACGAGATTACCCTCATCACTTTTAACTCCATTTTGCAGTGCTTCATTTTTCTCCATCGTTAAACAGTTTTGACAGCTACTCTTTGCAATACTTTCCACAGCTTTCCCTACCTCTCTTTCCCTCAGTTTAAAAGTTACAGAATTTAAAGTTGGGGCATTTAAAGTGGACAGCACATTGTTTATATGGGTTTGGCCAATGCCGGCATGAAGGCAGCGAAGTACCACTAGTGTGTTTATGTCAAAAGCAGGTGGACCACATTTTCCACTTCGGTGTTGTCCAGAAGTTTTGACTTGGTTGCTTTTACCACAAAACGGACATTTTATCACAAATGTGCTGGCTAGACCGTAACGTACTTCATCAGTCACATTGTAAAAGGAAAGTGGTCCTAAAATGATACAAGTGGAATGAAAAGAGCTTTGTGTGAAGAAAGCATACTAAGGATATTTGATGTATTGTGGTAGGAAGAAgtatatgtttttaaaatgacTGTTGTTGTAACTTGCTCATGCAAGCTGTTTAAAAAAGTACTTCTAGAGAGTTTTCcaacaaaaataggaaaaataaagagatactttttttgtaaaaatgtaaatgataaaaaagatatatttcaaatttttgcacAGCCGCATGTCTTAATTATTGCATGCAGTACTTTCTTACTATCAACTATTTTCACTAGCAAGCTGTCAAGCAAAAATCACCAAAAGTtaattgtaaacaatttttgggTTTACAGTGGGTCCATTCAAAAGGGCATACAAGAAAGTAGGTATACATTCTGTGTAGCAAATAGAAAAGTCCATTCCAGCTCAGTCCATTCCTGATAGTTAGGGAAGAATTAGTGGACTACATTAGTGCAGCTTTGGAGACTTTCCCAAAACACATCAAGGTCAATGAATTGACTTCCACGGGGAATAGCTTCTTCTCTTTCAGTGACAGCCTGTTATATAGCACCAAAAAAATTGATGGTTCTGGTAATTGCACCTCTGTGTAGTGAAAATAAAATCCCAAAGCGCCCATACCTGAGTACTCCTTGTTTCTCGTTTAGAGGGTGGTTCGTTTTCGTCAATACACTTTCCAAACTCCAGTTTCCTTTTCGCAATGTAGTTTTGATATCCGCATCTCACATGCTCCAGATTTTTTGGAGTTCCTTTTTCTCCGGGTTTCGTGAAGCGCCCATTTGCACTTCGCTTTACGTGGTTAGAGGGAGAGGGAGAATGACTCTGACTGGTAAGTGATGATGGTGAATTACCTCCTTCTTTATCGTTCAAGTTAACCGCAGCCAAACTTACTGATCCAAACACTGAGTGCACGTACGGAAACTTAATGTGATGTTTACGATAATTAGATTCACGCTTTCGATAATTCACACTTTCTGTCGAAAATACACTAGCAACTCTTGTAATAATTCTTATTTTACCAAAACAGCATCCCATGCAAACGAAAACACTTGCATTTCGAGCTTCCAGCAATTTTGTAAACTTTAACCGGACGATATTACAGAAAAGggaagccatctttgtttttatgttttgcGTGGACTTCGCGTGGATTTAAAATCTCgcgccatactagtgcccagcttgcgcgcggtctcaaaactctagggagccaccttaagccaagttgagtctccttgcttcacaaattgactcgaaggtgtgaaaacgtgaattctacatgcatgtaaatcgttcctcattttcaagacaatgaggcatcaaatcaaatgttatttgCTTCAAGTTAACGCTTGAgatgttgtaagcatttccttgcctggatcagcatttaaagagcaaaactaacaaaaaactTGTCACCACAAAAGCGTGATCGTAGATGAAACGTTTGAATACAACCGCGTAAAACCTgtaagagctggactggttactgctgactgctgaccaaaacgaaaaggactcactagttcccagtccggtttctcacgtgttatccaagatggcggaggatgacaatctttctacgGATTTTCAAGACAATGAACCTGCTTTGggaggatttttaatttttattttttatagtttgtaatttttagattATATATATAGCTTTTAGAGACAGGCCtttgaattattgtaaatagatactgaaaagccctgatgggagtatttaataaagtttaCCATATTTACCACGGAGCAAGATTcaaaagatactggagttcattgaaaggattaagtgctgacttggagtgtgtaattttcgaaagtaatgcatcatgttccttttggaataaggccgattatgagactcagagagcatcaaacaaggtaatccgttgattggTTTTTCTCATAACCTATTGAATATATCGGAATataagctttctttttcatttctccgtgtacagagtgcTTTTATGTCCACagtttggagcctttaaaggacattgcgTAAGCTAAGTAAATGTATTAACTTGAAAGATATCACATTAACATTCATAAGCTATTTCAGAGAGCTATGTGACCTTTAAATAGTATTGCAATAGTAATGGCATATGCTTTACACAGACTGAACTATGTAATGTAGCAAGTTACAGTTATTACATAGCAAGTAAGGAgcagtaaatagcctttatatagCTCAACATAGTTATACGATAAACTTTACAAAGCATTTAcatatgtctggttctacaaggaattttcttcttaaattttatacataataagaaactgcatgctaaacatttcttaaagtttttatctgaaaagagttCAATTTATAGAATAGAAACtgtaataaactaaaaatttgtttcatttgagaaatgttaaaattgttaacaagctgtagactattgctagtttatttccagtttcctgcaagaaatgaagactcgaaaaaactgtcattttctggcagcacctgatagatgtatcaaattcaagctatttccagcttttgaaagaacccaaaacttgcaaaaactggaaaacaatttctggaataaaagctGGAATTTGACTCTGGAATAAAGTTGTCACATTctagaaatttccagaaattcccagaacttaacagaaagcttgaaattcattttgcaacgggagtgccaaatttgtgcgaaatttGACGGTCAAAAAGCAtcttggtacatggctttctcaaacgagactATATTCACCGGAATaagcaattaaattcaataaactTTTTGGGCAAATGGAACGGAGCATTTTTGatgcccaatttcaacatgctgtttgtcaacaaaagtcgacctttgaccaccaaagcggaggcgaggtatattgaaatcacacacactaatctcgatttattcactaaaCAATTCGAGACTCTAGGTTTACTGACACAATACAACGTGAAttgactggaactactgtaggtcaaGGGGAaggtgtcattgaaatttaagtgtcttggtttaagagtgacatatccggtaattaaaataactgacctaaaaatttgcatactagcaagattcattccattccatatttttacgcaaacaagtttccttaattcacaaggctgttgcctaacaggagcccggtagcctggggctcccaaagaatagctctgggcgccttaatttttcacagcaacacctttcacttcatatgttgggctcctaagttctcagcgtttagctctgagggcccctttaaaattttcttaggcagcagccttgattcACTttgtgaacatacctgcaaaacaaacaaagaaaggtatccccctttatataagcATGCGCTgcttggattttcctcgaagccctcaaacaactatcgaaccagtcgaacgcttcgTGACTTTCATGAGTTGTgccgtcagagctgtcacgcaagagattaggacaaagcacacagaccattATGACTGCGTGCGGttctattctgagtttgtt includes these proteins:
- the LOC137969775 gene encoding tetratricopeptide repeat protein 28-like, with the protein product MVDRKLDVLERHMQELSATRKEGDRQGKGLAYFNLGRYYQGTADFNQAITNYTEALAIFKEVGFRAGEGRAYGNLGNAYDSLGNFKQAIEYHHQHLSIAKEVGDRAGEGAAYGNLGNAYQSLGNFKQAIEYHHQRLSIAKEVGDRAGEGKAYCNLGNAYQSLGNFKQAIEYHHQHLSIAKEVGDRAGEGKAYCNLGNAYQSLGNFKQAIEYHHQDLSIAKEVGDRAGEGAAYGNLGNAYDSLGNFKQAIEYHHQHLSIVKEVGDRAGEGKAYCNLGNAYQSLGNYKQAIEYHQQDLSIAKEVGDRAGEGAAYGNLGNAYQSLGNFKQAIEYHHQDLSIAKEVGDRAGEGAAYGNLGNAYDSLGNFKQAIEYQHQDLSIAKEVGDRAAEGAAYGNLGNAYQSLGNFKQAIEYHHQHLSIAKEVGDRAGEGAAYGNLGNAYDSLGNFKQAMEYHHQRLSIAKEVGDRAGEGEAYCNLGNAYRSLGNFKQAIEYHHQDLTIAKEAGDRAGEGAAYGNLGNAFQSLGNFKQAIEYHHQDLSIAKEVGDRAGEGKAYCNLGNAYHSLGTFKQAIEYHHQDLSIAKEVGNRAGEGAAYGNLGNAYQSLGNFKQAIEYHHQCLSIVKEVGDRAGEGRAYGNLGNAYDSLGNYKQAMEYYHQALSICKETEDPIGLAVACYHIGLVHEFFGSLSKALNYYRLSIYYFDEVRRLLWSEDAWKISFRDTKGFAYAALWTALLRNGEVDEALYAAEQGRAQALADILKMQYSVDEKSTMKVTISLVMKDLPTQTVFTALEGNTISYWFLRDDIGINFRRKKIENGSAKSLMKSTFKQINAGTVVRCENRSLDRQCSDFSSSREAVEETVQSLSFSVHSLQPLHDVLVSPIADLIQGDDLVFVPDGHFCLAPFSAMSDSVRIRAIPSLTALKLITMAPDNFQSNNEALLVGDPCLSEVTYGTGEPMYGQLPCAKKEVDVIGELLQTVPLTGKDATKAEVLKRMKSVALIHIAAHGDDGSGEIALAPNPERTSQLPEEEDYMLLLSDVQAVRLQARLVVLSCCHSGQGEVKSEGIVGIARAFLCAGARSVLVSLWAIDDEATFMFMKSFYQHLADRKSASTALHHAMKSLQETKNYSAIKYWAPFVLIGDDVTFEFGELEHEKNETMCKT
- the LOC137971423 gene encoding uncharacterized protein, which translates into the protein MEPDAAVELFNRAPTQGVKFSIYTGDDDSTTEAHTRQKVAYDVEKFSDIIHMKRFLTTRFYNLSQNAKFDNCSPPSQKVINHLVKCFSYAIAQNKGDSKGIQAALRCIVPHAFGDYCNCAVTWCGFKTDPASYKHKELPYGKDLHGEKLQSALNNIFKDYCTDAVAEKLAPMTNSQRNETLNSVVGSKNPKIRFYGGSDSNDFRISQQPKATGIARYVHNSFSQF